A part of Blastopirellula marina genomic DNA contains:
- a CDS encoding ABC transporter ATP-binding protein — MIELIDFGKDYGDFTAVKCLNLKIEAGEMFGFIGPNGAGKSTSIRFLATLLKASRGEGFVNGFNVAQQPMDVRHSVGYMPDNFGVYDGMKVWEFLDFFAVAYKIPRHRRKAVITDVLELLDLTHKRNDFVNGLSRGMKQRLCLAKTLVHDPPVLILDEPASGLDPRARLEVKALLKELRKMGKTILISSHILTELADCCTSIGIVERGELLMSGSIEDVYRRIRKNRIINIKFVDGMDAGLSIIRSMPECVDVDVDRGQVTCELQTDDQGIAALLKKLVDNQVNVRTFAEKDPTLEDVFMMVTKGLVT; from the coding sequence ATGATTGAACTAATTGATTTCGGCAAAGACTACGGCGATTTCACTGCGGTCAAATGCTTGAACTTGAAAATCGAAGCCGGCGAAATGTTTGGCTTTATCGGCCCCAATGGTGCCGGTAAGAGTACCAGCATTCGCTTCCTGGCCACATTACTTAAAGCTTCGCGTGGTGAAGGGTTCGTCAACGGCTTCAACGTTGCCCAGCAGCCGATGGATGTCCGGCATAGTGTGGGATACATGCCGGACAACTTCGGCGTGTACGACGGCATGAAGGTGTGGGAGTTCCTCGACTTCTTCGCCGTTGCCTACAAGATTCCGCGTCATCGCCGCAAAGCGGTGATCACCGATGTGCTGGAACTGCTGGACCTGACGCACAAACGAAACGACTTTGTGAACGGCTTGTCTCGCGGAATGAAGCAGCGGCTTTGTTTGGCCAAGACGCTGGTGCATGATCCGCCGGTCCTTATCTTGGACGAACCGGCGAGTGGCCTTGATCCACGTGCCCGCTTGGAAGTGAAAGCTTTGCTGAAAGAGCTTCGCAAGATGGGCAAAACGATCCTGATTTCTAGCCACATTCTGACTGAACTAGCGGACTGCTGTACGTCAATCGGAATCGTCGAGCGAGGCGAACTGCTAATGAGTGGTAGCATCGAAGACGTCTATCGTCGTATTCGCAAGAACCGCATCATCAACATCAAGTTCGTCGACGGTATGGACGCTGGCCTCTCGATTATTCGTAGCATGCCCGAGTGTGTGGATGTCGATGTCGACCGTGGTCAGGTTACCTGCGAACTTCAAACCGACGACCAAGGCATTGCAGCCTTGTTGAAGAAGTTGGTCGACAATCAAGTGAATGTGCGAACCTTCGCGGAAAAAGACCCAACCTTGGAGGACGTTTTCATGATGGTCACCAAGGGTTTGGTAACGTAA
- a CDS encoding LURP-one-related/scramblase family protein, translated as MRYVIKERFWSWGDQYYVYNEYHDPVFEIVGKVFSWGDQLSFRDLEGNELAHIKQRLLSWMPCYEIYRHGKLFAEMRKEFTWFNQKFTLDVPGPNDYTIDGSFWQHDYDFLRKGSTVANVSKAYWSWTDSYGIETIDGEDDVTILCACIVIDQILEDQRSD; from the coding sequence TTGCGCTACGTCATCAAGGAACGCTTTTGGTCTTGGGGAGATCAGTATTACGTTTACAACGAATACCATGATCCCGTTTTTGAAATCGTTGGAAAAGTCTTTTCCTGGGGCGACCAACTCTCATTCCGCGACTTAGAGGGAAATGAGCTCGCGCATATAAAGCAGCGGCTACTCTCGTGGATGCCGTGCTACGAAATCTATCGTCATGGCAAGCTCTTCGCCGAGATGCGCAAGGAGTTTACCTGGTTCAATCAAAAATTCACGCTCGATGTGCCTGGCCCAAACGACTACACGATCGACGGAAGCTTTTGGCAACACGACTACGATTTTCTTCGTAAAGGCAGCACTGTTGCGAATGTCTCGAAAGCGTACTGGTCGTGGACCGACAGCTACGGGATCGAAACGATCGACGGAGAAGACGACGTCACGATCCTTTGTGCCTGCATCGTGATCGACCAGATCCTGGAAGACCAAAGAAGCGATTAG
- a CDS encoding DUF4272 domain-containing protein produces the protein MNEYDDLEDEDIEYDPPTAERVRRRAWALSCVIYRSFLEKYDDLSEAATGQSRILNWVDVIDLQDEFEPDEWGLIESDIGTITEQAIINGTWRSEGLAVLAWALGAFELPPHDQMSHPKEATDSIFFLADDALAKADQLQLRPSEELEKFCAVQLSLHWRLRDFSIRPEAMNFREFLETAWFGPIDLSGVPFEEDDLAINGQPIAKAPPEEVQLCSSIAMERHKAINWLNGWHEIYSEVDTST, from the coding sequence ATGAATGAATACGATGACCTGGAAGACGAAGATATCGAATACGACCCACCAACGGCTGAGCGAGTGCGACGTCGGGCTTGGGCACTTAGTTGCGTGATCTATCGCTCGTTTCTGGAGAAGTACGACGACCTTTCCGAAGCTGCAACTGGCCAGTCGAGGATTTTGAACTGGGTCGATGTCATCGATTTGCAAGACGAGTTCGAGCCAGACGAATGGGGGTTGATCGAAAGCGACATCGGAACCATCACCGAGCAAGCCATCATTAACGGCACCTGGCGCAGCGAAGGACTGGCTGTCTTGGCCTGGGCATTAGGGGCATTCGAATTGCCTCCTCACGATCAGATGTCCCATCCGAAAGAAGCCACCGATTCGATCTTCTTCTTGGCGGACGATGCGTTGGCGAAGGCTGACCAACTTCAACTTCGTCCGTCAGAAGAACTCGAGAAGTTTTGCGCCGTCCAACTTTCTTTGCACTGGCGGTTGCGTGACTTTTCGATCCGCCCCGAAGCGATGAACTTCCGCGAGTTCCTGGAGACTGCCTGGTTTGGCCCCATCGACCTAAGCGGGGTTCCCTTTGAGGAAGACGACTTGGCGATCAACGGGCAACCGATTGCCAAAGCACCTCCGGAAGAAGTTCAGCTATGCAGCAGCATCGCCATGGAACGCCACAAGGCAATCAATTGGCTCAACGGCTGGCACGAGATTTATTCAGAGGTCGATACATCGACGTGA
- the trpA gene encoding tryptophan synthase subunit alpha → MSAVDRAFEALRQQNKKALVPFVTAGDPSLEITAAALQELGKRGATVCEVGIPYSDPIADGPVIQASYTRALDKKIKLKTILDTIGQVTPSLPCPVVTMISYAIIHRHGPEKYLDIAQAAGVSGAIVPDLLVEESEKFAELCKERDFSLIQLITPTTSKERAKRILETSTGFVYYVSVAGITGERTELPPTIVENVNWLKSQTDLPICIGFGINKPEHIHMLKDACDGVIVGSAIVRRLCEAESKPVAEVIQGVGDYADTLLDALNG, encoded by the coding sequence ATGTCCGCAGTTGATCGTGCGTTTGAAGCTTTGCGTCAGCAAAACAAGAAGGCTCTGGTACCATTTGTGACCGCCGGTGATCCTTCGCTCGAGATTACCGCTGCCGCACTTCAGGAATTGGGCAAACGTGGGGCGACGGTATGCGAAGTTGGGATACCCTACAGCGATCCAATCGCCGATGGCCCGGTGATTCAAGCTTCGTACACGCGGGCACTCGACAAGAAGATCAAGCTGAAAACGATCCTCGACACGATCGGCCAGGTCACGCCCAGCTTGCCCTGCCCAGTGGTCACGATGATCAGCTACGCGATCATTCATCGCCATGGACCTGAGAAGTACCTGGACATCGCCCAGGCCGCCGGCGTCAGCGGTGCGATCGTGCCTGACCTTCTGGTGGAAGAATCGGAGAAGTTCGCGGAGCTTTGCAAAGAGCGGGACTTCAGCCTGATTCAATTGATCACGCCGACCACGTCGAAAGAACGTGCCAAACGAATTCTCGAAACGTCGACTGGCTTCGTCTATTATGTATCAGTCGCCGGTATCACCGGAGAGCGAACCGAGTTGCCTCCGACGATCGTCGAGAATGTGAACTGGCTGAAGAGTCAGACCGACTTGCCAATCTGCATCGGCTTCGGGATCAACAAGCCAGAGCACATCCACATGCTTAAAGATGCCTGCGACGGTGTGATCGTTGGTTCGGCGATCGTTCGCCGCTTGTGCGAAGCAGAAAGTAAGCCGGTCGCCGAAGTCATTCAAGGTGTGGGCGATTATGCCGACACACTTCTGGATGCTTTGAACGGCTAA
- the trpB gene encoding tryptophan synthase subunit beta produces the protein MESLGTASHNVPDAAGRFGPFGGRYVPETLTQALDQLTEEYEKAVKDPSFFAELKDLLRDFVGRPSPFYHARRLTEQCGGAQIWLKREDTNHTGAHKINNTLGQALLTLRMGKKRVIAETGAGQHGVATATACAHFGIPCVVYMGEEDIRRQAPNVFSMKLLGAEVRPVTTGSRTLRDAINEAMRDWMASVEDTHYILGSVVGPHPFPRIVRDFQAVIGEEARAQSLERLGKLPNKVVACVGGGSNAAGMFYPFVEDTDVELVGVEAGGRGPKAGDHASPLTYGEPGVLHGSYSFVMQDEDGQTCDVHSMSAGLDYPGVGPEHSYWKATGRVEYTCCEDADAMTGFDALAATEGILPALESSHAVSKAMELAAKMPKDQVVLVCLSGRGDKDAAEIARLKGVKY, from the coding sequence ATGGAAAGTCTAGGTACCGCCAGTCATAACGTTCCCGATGCTGCTGGCCGTTTTGGTCCGTTCGGGGGGCGTTACGTTCCCGAGACGTTGACCCAAGCCCTCGATCAACTGACCGAAGAGTATGAAAAGGCGGTCAAAGATCCCAGCTTCTTCGCTGAGCTCAAGGATCTGCTGCGGGACTTTGTGGGCCGCCCTTCCCCGTTCTATCACGCTCGTCGTTTGACCGAGCAGTGTGGTGGTGCTCAGATCTGGCTGAAGCGGGAAGATACCAATCATACCGGCGCTCATAAAATCAACAACACGCTCGGTCAGGCTCTGCTGACGCTGCGGATGGGTAAGAAGCGTGTGATCGCCGAGACCGGCGCCGGACAGCATGGCGTGGCGACCGCGACCGCGTGTGCCCATTTCGGGATCCCCTGTGTCGTTTACATGGGTGAAGAAGATATCCGCCGCCAAGCACCTAACGTCTTTAGCATGAAACTGCTCGGAGCCGAAGTTCGCCCGGTGACCACCGGTTCGCGAACGTTGCGAGATGCGATCAACGAAGCAATGCGAGACTGGATGGCATCGGTCGAGGATACGCATTACATCTTGGGAAGTGTGGTTGGTCCTCATCCGTTCCCGCGCATCGTGCGTGATTTCCAAGCGGTAATTGGTGAGGAAGCTCGTGCCCAAAGTTTGGAACGCCTCGGCAAGCTGCCTAACAAGGTCGTTGCTTGTGTCGGTGGCGGAAGCAACGCGGCCGGAATGTTCTATCCATTTGTGGAAGACACAGACGTTGAACTCGTCGGTGTGGAAGCTGGTGGACGCGGTCCCAAGGCAGGCGATCACGCTTCGCCACTGACCTACGGCGAACCTGGCGTGCTGCACGGTAGCTATAGCTTTGTGATGCAAGACGAAGATGGACAGACTTGCGACGTCCATTCGATGTCGGCTGGTCTCGATTATCCAGGCGTCGGTCCAGAGCATAGCTACTGGAAGGCAACCGGTCGGGTTGAGTACACGTGCTGTGAAGATGCCGACGCGATGACGGGGTTCGATGCCCTGGCCGCGACCGAAGGTATTTTGCCGGCATTGGAATCATCTCACGCCGTTTCCAAGGCGATGGAACTGGCCGCAAAGATGCCGAAGGATCAAGTTGTGCTCGTTTGTCTTTCCGGACGTGGAGACAAAGACGCCGCGGAAATCGCTCGTCTTAAAGGCGTGAAGTATTAG
- the mutM gene encoding bifunctional DNA-formamidopyrimidine glycosylase/DNA-(apurinic or apyrimidinic site) lyase, which yields MPELPEVETMRRGVLGLVGGRIETFEKLPCERRPIGITPSVRKLRTTLAGRTIERIDRLGKRVLLVLDDQSRLMFEPRMTGLVLISDPPSVEHLRVRLTISGAPHTELLYWDRRGLGSVRWFSEKEFEQEFHLGRLGPDALDIAATDFRAKFAATRQPIKVALLDQKKVAGIGNLYASEILHVAKINPARPCNELSPQAWNRIHACMREILLEAIQYEGSTLNDGTYRNALNQSGSYQNHHRVYAKEGEVCRSCGKATIVRTVQAQRATFHCPRCQKSK from the coding sequence TTGCCGGAACTTCCTGAAGTCGAAACGATGCGCCGCGGCGTGTTGGGCCTGGTCGGCGGTCGGATCGAAACTTTCGAAAAACTGCCCTGCGAGCGCCGTCCAATTGGCATCACGCCAAGTGTCCGTAAGCTTCGCACCACCCTAGCAGGCCGCACGATCGAGCGGATCGATCGCCTAGGTAAGCGGGTTTTGCTGGTCCTGGACGATCAATCTCGCTTAATGTTCGAGCCACGAATGACCGGCCTGGTCCTGATTTCAGACCCTCCGAGTGTCGAACATCTGCGAGTTCGCCTCACCATTAGTGGGGCTCCTCATACCGAGCTTCTTTACTGGGACCGTCGCGGGCTGGGATCGGTTCGGTGGTTCTCGGAAAAGGAGTTCGAGCAGGAGTTCCATCTCGGCCGCCTTGGGCCGGACGCATTAGATATCGCCGCGACCGACTTTCGAGCCAAGTTCGCCGCCACTCGACAGCCGATCAAGGTAGCTCTTCTCGACCAAAAGAAAGTGGCGGGAATCGGCAATCTATACGCTTCCGAGATCTTACATGTCGCCAAAATCAATCCGGCCCGCCCCTGCAATGAACTTTCGCCCCAAGCTTGGAATCGAATTCATGCTTGCATGCGTGAGATTCTATTAGAGGCCATTCAGTACGAAGGCTCGACGCTAAATGACGGGACCTATCGCAACGCCCTGAACCAATCTGGCAGCTACCAGAATCATCATCGCGTGTACGCTAAAGAAGGGGAAGTTTGCAGGTCATGCGGCAAGGCGACAATTGTTCGCACGGTGCAAGCTCAGCGAGCAACTTTCCATTGTCCTCGCTGCCAGAAGAGCAAGTAG
- a CDS encoding DUF3500 domain-containing protein, with amino-acid sequence MTNRIPFVPPTRREFLTTAAATTAGLALGGSSLFAADEVAKTSQPESLVKVLYESLSDKQKKDLAFDWDYEDPLLGKLRNHVENNWHITDQTIDSNYFTSDQKELVRQIFVGIVNPDWVEKFDQQLKDDAGGFGKQQNIAIFGKPGEGKFELVITGRHMTMRCDGNSAEHVAFGGPIFYGHAAQSFNEKPNHPGNVFWHQAKAANKVYEILDGKQQEIALVKKSPIEQKVAFQGPEGKFSGIKVGDLSSDQKSAVQDTLKVLIEPYRQSDQDEVVACLNKNGGLDACHLAFYEDGDLGKDKVYDNWRLEGPSFVWYFRGNPHVHCWVNVADSPDVPTNTA; translated from the coding sequence ATGACGAATCGTATTCCTTTCGTCCCACCTACCCGTCGTGAATTCCTAACCACCGCCGCGGCCACAACGGCCGGACTTGCCTTGGGTGGTTCCTCGCTGTTCGCTGCCGATGAAGTGGCCAAGACTTCGCAGCCAGAATCCCTGGTCAAAGTGCTGTATGAATCGCTTTCGGACAAGCAGAAAAAAGACCTCGCTTTCGATTGGGATTACGAAGACCCTCTGTTGGGTAAGCTTCGGAACCATGTTGAGAACAACTGGCACATCACCGATCAGACAATCGATAGCAACTACTTCACCAGCGATCAGAAGGAGCTGGTTCGCCAGATCTTTGTCGGAATCGTCAATCCAGATTGGGTCGAGAAGTTCGATCAGCAATTAAAAGACGACGCTGGCGGCTTTGGTAAGCAACAGAACATTGCTATCTTCGGCAAGCCGGGCGAAGGCAAGTTTGAGCTGGTAATTACTGGACGTCACATGACGATGCGATGCGATGGCAACTCAGCCGAACATGTCGCGTTCGGTGGACCGATCTTCTACGGTCACGCGGCACAAAGCTTTAACGAGAAGCCCAACCACCCAGGCAATGTTTTCTGGCATCAAGCGAAAGCAGCCAACAAGGTCTACGAGATCCTGGATGGTAAACAGCAAGAAATCGCTCTGGTCAAGAAGAGTCCGATAGAGCAAAAGGTTGCCTTCCAGGGGCCTGAAGGAAAGTTCTCTGGCATCAAAGTGGGCGATCTATCGAGCGATCAGAAGTCGGCCGTGCAAGATACGCTGAAAGTTCTGATCGAACCGTATCGTCAAAGCGATCAGGACGAAGTCGTCGCTTGCCTGAACAAAAACGGCGGCCTCGATGCCTGTCACTTGGCCTTCTACGAAGATGGCGACCTCGGCAAGGACAAAGTGTACGATAACTGGCGTCTCGAAGGCCCCAGCTTTGTTTGGTACTTCCGCGGCAATCCCCATGTTCACTGCTGGGTCAATGTTGCCGATTCGCCGGACGTTCCGACGAACACCGCGTAA
- a CDS encoding DUF1570 domain-containing protein: MTVTKVSVFSIITWAAMLCLALPLWAQPPGPLQDLATDHLHLKDGSQWSGMLLEQSQRKVEFLEINRPPGKPMFAVIHTVSPDRVANVEQISGTDREQLSVLVDHLRNRTQIRAAEKDSVKLVQVKSGILESNDVWQYTSDHFVLTSPLQEDLTRTLAVRIDQIFQAFEHWMPPERTPEGPIQIILFGSIDHYSAYLRRIGLQINNPAVYVPHTNQVLIGTDLGAFQKRLLLIDQQHDKILQQWQTAEKELPKTLNHLAKQLKEMGWSSNDITIEVQARREAWQRDYRKKQAQIQTTNRRNQSMLQALVEQTTQHLCHESFHAYVENFLFPQDQFEVPVWLNEGLAQLFEHAQFENGSFRIDQPPKQLLDELKARIERDHGLCLQRMLQTEAGSFLLFENLHRSQLDYDVAWGLAWYLVFQKDLFTSERLERYVHRRGTPEASIEETFGEPVSRLQSSWVDFMLQLRP, encoded by the coding sequence ATGACGGTGACGAAAGTCTCGGTCTTTTCAATCATCACCTGGGCGGCAATGCTATGCTTGGCCTTGCCGCTTTGGGCTCAACCGCCTGGTCCATTACAAGACCTGGCGACAGATCATCTGCACCTGAAAGATGGATCGCAGTGGAGTGGCATGCTGCTGGAACAATCGCAGCGAAAGGTCGAGTTCCTGGAAATCAATCGCCCGCCAGGCAAGCCGATGTTTGCCGTGATCCACACGGTCTCGCCCGATCGCGTCGCCAATGTCGAGCAGATTAGCGGTACCGATCGCGAGCAATTGAGCGTACTAGTCGACCATCTTCGCAATCGCACCCAAATTCGTGCCGCCGAGAAGGATTCGGTAAAACTGGTTCAAGTGAAGTCGGGCATTCTTGAATCGAATGACGTTTGGCAATACACCAGTGACCACTTCGTCCTTACCAGCCCTCTTCAAGAGGATCTCACACGAACGCTGGCAGTCCGCATCGATCAAATCTTCCAAGCATTCGAGCATTGGATGCCGCCGGAACGCACACCCGAAGGTCCGATTCAAATCATTCTGTTTGGTTCGATCGATCACTACTCCGCTTACCTCCGCCGCATCGGCCTTCAAATTAATAACCCGGCGGTCTACGTCCCGCATACAAATCAGGTCCTAATTGGCACCGATCTCGGAGCGTTTCAAAAACGGTTGCTGCTGATTGACCAACAGCACGATAAGATCCTTCAGCAGTGGCAAACAGCAGAAAAGGAACTTCCCAAGACACTCAACCACTTGGCCAAACAGCTCAAGGAAATGGGTTGGTCATCCAACGATATAACGATAGAGGTCCAGGCGCGACGCGAGGCGTGGCAACGTGACTATCGAAAGAAACAGGCCCAAATCCAAACGACCAATCGCCGCAATCAATCGATGCTCCAAGCACTTGTCGAGCAAACGACACAGCACCTTTGTCACGAGTCGTTTCACGCATACGTCGAAAACTTCCTCTTTCCTCAAGATCAGTTCGAGGTGCCGGTCTGGCTAAATGAAGGCCTGGCCCAATTGTTCGAGCATGCTCAATTCGAGAATGGTAGCTTTCGAATCGATCAACCTCCGAAGCAGCTATTGGATGAGCTCAAAGCACGGATCGAACGAGACCACGGATTATGCCTGCAGCGAATGCTTCAGACCGAGGCGGGCAGCTTTCTACTGTTCGAGAATCTTCATCGCAGCCAGCTCGACTACGATGTCGCGTGGGGATTGGCTTGGTACTTGGTATTTCAGAAAGACCTCTTCACGTCCGAGCGGCTCGAACGCTACGTTCATCGCCGCGGCACTCCCGAAGCTTCCATCGAAGAGACCTTTGGCGAGCCCGTTTCTCGCCTGCAATCTAGCTGGGTAGATTTCATGCTTCAGTTACGACCGTAA